Proteins from one Gimesia maris genomic window:
- a CDS encoding DUF1559 domain-containing protein, giving the protein MKRLAAKRGFTLIELLVVIAIIAILIALLLPAVQQAREAARRSTCKNNMKQLGIALHNYHETHRIFPQMHVEYARNTDYDPPGGESFLPWSVMILPFMDQAPLYNKINMNAAWRDSSNSNAVLQPTLIKTPIATFACPSDPADGLNPNIGNYGKSNYVGPYSCYRLLPGTTTISGVTPAWANHTARNMKSFRDGLSNVILLGERTTEGGYNGAIWAGAHNSLHSSAGYIGNWYYHTAVVRTFQGWSTNSDQALSSYYMINGKNNTGGAANGWGLSSSHEGGCHFLLGDGTVRFISENINGDTLIFLCGINDKNIVGEF; this is encoded by the coding sequence ATGAAACGGCTCGCAGCAAAACGGGGTTTCACCCTGATCGAACTTCTGGTGGTCATTGCCATCATCGCTATTCTAATTGCCCTGCTCTTACCCGCAGTGCAACAGGCACGTGAAGCAGCACGCAGAAGTACCTGCAAAAACAATATGAAGCAGCTGGGCATCGCTTTACACAACTACCACGAAACACATCGTATTTTTCCGCAGATGCACGTTGAGTACGCGCGAAATACAGATTATGACCCACCTGGCGGAGAAAGCTTTCTCCCCTGGAGTGTCATGATTCTCCCCTTCATGGATCAGGCACCGCTTTATAACAAAATTAATATGAACGCGGCCTGGCGTGATTCGTCAAATTCGAATGCGGTCCTTCAGCCGACTCTTATCAAAACTCCAATTGCGACCTTCGCCTGCCCTTCGGATCCTGCAGATGGTTTGAATCCAAATATTGGTAACTATGGAAAATCAAACTATGTCGGTCCTTACTCATGTTATCGACTGCTCCCTGGTACCACGACAATTTCGGGAGTCACACCAGCCTGGGCTAATCACACTGCTCGAAACATGAAATCATTTCGTGATGGGTTGAGTAATGTGATTCTGCTTGGGGAAAGAACCACAGAGGGTGGGTACAATGGTGCGATCTGGGCAGGCGCGCATAACTCGCTCCATTCTTCAGCCGGTTATATCGGGAACTGGTATTACCACACTGCAGTGGTGCGTACCTTTCAAGGCTGGTCAACTAACTCAGACCAGGCCCTGTCTTCGTACTACATGATTAACGGCAAAAACAACACTGGTGGTGCTGCGAATGGTTGGGGACTGAGCAGTTCTCATGAGGGTGGCTGCCATTTCCTGTTAGGCGATGGTACGGTTCGCTTTATCAGTGAAAATATCAACGGCGATACCCTGATTTTCCTGTGTGGTATCAATGATAAAAACATTGTCGGTGAGTTTTAA
- a CDS encoding DUF1559 domain-containing protein produces MKRLTSKRGFTLIELLVVIAIIAILIALLLPAVQQAREAARRSTCKNNLKQIGLALHNYHDTHKTFPIGANLAGGSRNSDYDTTLALNHTAWIMLLPNLDQAPLYNKFNLNIATNGHARTSYGWTGVEGGWPNSNSSLVQTILPVLLCPSDEGQTVETHSDPESYIANHARTNYLLCAGGHGNGWPNGRMYSVYRESTSNLSDGRTGIQYQGMFGYNGAAKIKAITDGLSNCIAVCEGAIFGRTSDAYTPIWGGHRLYGTFAVNHPNIDPTHNNNTRYHINGAHSATNPRHHVAVASSVHEGGIHVLMGDGSVQFLSENMDRNTYALLTRIHDAQPLGEY; encoded by the coding sequence ATGAAGCGACTCACATCCAAACGAGGCTTTACCCTGATCGAACTGCTGGTAGTCATCGCTATCATCGCCATTCTGATTGCACTTCTTCTGCCTGCAGTGCAACAGGCACGCGAAGCAGCAAGACGATCCACGTGTAAAAATAACCTGAAACAAATTGGTCTGGCACTGCACAACTACCACGACACTCACAAAACCTTCCCCATCGGGGCGAACCTTGCAGGAGGTTCGAGAAACTCTGACTATGACACCACACTTGCTTTAAACCATACAGCCTGGATTATGTTGCTGCCAAATCTGGACCAGGCCCCCCTCTACAATAAATTCAATCTCAACATTGCCACGAACGGCCATGCACGTACCTCTTATGGCTGGACTGGAGTAGAGGGCGGATGGCCTAACTCTAACAGTTCTCTGGTACAGACAATCCTGCCTGTACTGCTCTGTCCCTCTGATGAAGGCCAGACGGTTGAAACCCATTCTGATCCAGAATCCTATATTGCTAATCATGCCAGGACGAATTATCTGTTATGCGCCGGCGGGCATGGCAATGGATGGCCTAATGGAAGAATGTATTCTGTTTATCGCGAATCGACCAGTAATCTTTCGGACGGGCGGACCGGGATCCAATACCAGGGTATGTTTGGCTATAATGGGGCTGCCAAAATTAAGGCGATCACAGACGGACTGAGTAACTGTATTGCTGTCTGTGAAGGTGCTATTTTTGGCCGTACCAGTGATGCTTACACTCCCATCTGGGGAGGTCATCGACTATATGGTACTTTCGCTGTGAACCATCCCAATATTGATCCCACTCACAACAACAATACCCGCTATCATATTAACGGCGCACATTCTGCAACAAACCCTCGACACCATGTCGCCGTGGCCTCCAGTGTCCATGAAGGGGGCATTCACGTTCTGATGGGAGATGGCTCAGTTCAGTTCCTGAGTGAAAACATGGACCGCAATACCTATGCGCTACTGACACGCATTCATGATGCTCAACCCTTAGGCGAGTATTAA
- a CDS encoding serine/threonine protein kinase — MNNFPYDPSDDDLIAVAITVDRICDSFESSWKQGRPPEIESYLNETAGKTQSIIFAELIRLDIHYRSLNGNLISLDEYQSRFPQYSEILQDFSSQLADSHQQIRRIGRYRLEKIVGQGAFGVVWKAWDEELQRIVAVKIPRNQSLSEQERNRFFREARSAARLSHPGIVSIYDFEEIDGSPILVTEYIQGSTLRDWTRHHEVDFIAAATICRDLASALHAAHQESVIHRDLKPNNVLITEDGQVRITDFGLAKRCDVESTIAVAGAIMGTFSYMSPEQADGKASSVDGRCDIYALGIILYEFLANRVPFKGSTSQQMISQILHTEPVPPHKWNASVPRDLETICLIAMSKFVGDRYNTASELAADLQRFIEDKPITARRLSPQEKLWRWVKRNRLLSVACTLICLLLLSGMTAMLVMHDDGKWQVNVHTDPPDARILVYPRDPITGAPDTNIKYEAEGTTPNTLRLAPGEYYVVAILEGTPRFHHVFRKVPPRGAEIPIGSTKNRFWQNTGPDTIDWPEIIIPSQTVLDDMVLVKGNQITIPDLYVSTRVFTNRDFLKIRPGMIQSPPDEPYYPKGQDVAIHFAEEAGARLMTANEYEYVIASLPLYPELQNFLHTGKEWTSSLATPEQIENSSTALELNPEFRTSDLIGLAVFRDDHPNQGSDKLNKNQSDSYKVKTAIRYGGSAKIGFRLVRPASLTTQIEQPTEK, encoded by the coding sequence ATGAATAATTTCCCATATGATCCGTCAGATGATGATCTTATAGCAGTCGCCATTACTGTAGACCGTATCTGTGACAGTTTTGAGTCATCCTGGAAACAGGGCCGCCCCCCCGAGATTGAGAGTTACCTCAACGAAACCGCCGGAAAAACTCAGTCGATCATCTTTGCCGAATTAATCAGGTTGGATATTCATTATCGAAGTCTAAACGGCAACCTGATCTCTCTGGATGAATACCAGTCTCGGTTTCCCCAGTACAGTGAGATCCTGCAGGATTTTTCCTCGCAGTTGGCCGACTCACATCAGCAGATTCGCAGAATCGGCCGGTATCGTCTGGAGAAAATAGTCGGTCAAGGTGCCTTTGGCGTGGTCTGGAAGGCCTGGGATGAAGAGCTGCAGCGGATCGTCGCTGTCAAAATCCCGCGAAATCAATCACTGTCAGAACAGGAAAGAAACCGTTTTTTCCGGGAAGCCCGCTCTGCTGCCAGACTTTCTCATCCGGGAATTGTATCGATATATGACTTTGAAGAAATAGACGGGTCTCCTATTCTGGTAACTGAGTATATCCAGGGCTCGACCTTGCGCGACTGGACGCGGCATCATGAAGTCGATTTTATCGCAGCGGCAACCATCTGTCGTGATCTGGCCAGTGCGCTGCATGCCGCGCACCAGGAATCAGTCATTCATCGGGACCTGAAACCGAATAATGTTCTGATAACTGAGGACGGTCAGGTTCGGATTACTGATTTTGGACTCGCCAAACGCTGTGATGTCGAATCCACGATTGCCGTGGCTGGCGCCATCATGGGGACCTTCTCATATATGAGCCCGGAACAGGCTGACGGCAAAGCCTCCTCGGTCGATGGTCGGTGTGATATCTATGCCCTGGGGATCATTTTATATGAATTCCTGGCAAATCGGGTTCCCTTTAAGGGAAGCACCAGCCAGCAGATGATATCGCAGATCCTGCATACCGAACCGGTTCCCCCCCATAAATGGAATGCAAGTGTCCCCCGTGATCTAGAGACGATTTGTCTGATAGCCATGAGCAAATTCGTCGGTGATCGCTACAACACTGCCAGTGAGCTTGCTGCCGACTTGCAGCGATTCATCGAAGACAAACCAATCACTGCACGTCGACTTTCACCGCAGGAAAAATTATGGCGCTGGGTTAAACGAAATCGATTATTGAGCGTCGCCTGCACTTTGATCTGCCTGCTTCTCCTGAGTGGTATGACTGCCATGCTGGTGATGCATGATGACGGAAAATGGCAGGTCAACGTCCATACGGATCCTCCGGATGCACGTATCCTGGTCTACCCTCGCGATCCCATCACCGGTGCCCCTGATACAAACATCAAATATGAAGCGGAAGGCACCACCCCCAATACACTGCGCCTGGCTCCCGGAGAATACTATGTAGTGGCGATTCTCGAAGGAACGCCTCGTTTTCACCACGTGTTTCGCAAGGTGCCTCCCCGGGGAGCCGAAATTCCTATCGGGAGTACGAAAAACCGGTTCTGGCAAAATACAGGCCCAGATACGATCGATTGGCCTGAAATTATTATTCCATCACAAACCGTTCTGGATGATATGGTTTTGGTCAAAGGGAACCAGATTACCATTCCAGATCTTTATGTCTCAACCAGAGTCTTCACAAATCGGGACTTTCTGAAAATCCGACCAGGGATGATTCAATCACCTCCAGACGAACCTTATTATCCAAAGGGACAGGACGTAGCCATTCATTTTGCTGAAGAAGCCGGCGCCCGTTTAATGACCGCCAATGAATATGAGTATGTTATCGCTTCGCTACCCTTGTATCCTGAACTGCAGAATTTTCTCCATACAGGTAAAGAATGGACCTCTTCGCTGGCAACTCCGGAACAAATTGAAAATTCCAGTACAGCTTTGGAGTTGAACCCAGAATTTCGTACATCCGATCTAATCGGGCTTGCTGTATTCCGGGATGATCATCCCAATCAGGGAAGTGATAAATTAAATAAAAATCAATCTGATTCTTACAAAGTCAAAACTGCAATACGATATGGGGGAAGTGCTAAGATTGGATTTCGACTTGTACGCCCGGCTTCCTTAACAACTCAAATAGAACAACCCACAGAAAAATGA
- a CDS encoding FG-GAP repeat domain-containing protein: MYRYAISLLHVLVISQSLAGETVHVVTATTSQWIYRDTRSGLGESNPVRIFASPGDTIKFQQIMSGHGVIFYRNPSNVTEIGRVVNPEEEFKILNGEKLSPVSKSRVFGRENLATRVIKDETEMITIRLAHNFRGPLYFAERVSASEGRDIMFGIIELASASRMKSISELELPENFKMSSAIDITSVRDEEWDRSLGNLSQLPNQEFIVPRQGEDPVGFNWEKWFGNLTSHLSPYLADVTWYYAVAVDLDDDDDDDVVALIETANAEPAWYAIINGVKSHVQDPGNPSDLLGEIKKFTAAVKIVIPEQVDEKRAFIKSADLNLDGRVDLVLCGGGDARITIAYQGFIAEPPGYAYANQQTLDSEIVFGIEKPRVVDVENRNDDSMPDLVICGNSNWAVFLNRIGRGFSSTDAQVLDVKPPFADASVRRFGKADLNGDHSLELIIENKAGELRAYSKSADGKYFQVKKGATR, from the coding sequence ATGTATCGTTATGCGATCTCATTATTACATGTCCTGGTGATCTCGCAGTCGCTCGCCGGTGAAACAGTTCACGTGGTTACGGCAACGACATCCCAATGGATTTATCGCGACACTCGCTCTGGTCTGGGTGAGTCTAATCCTGTTCGGATCTTCGCATCTCCAGGGGATACGATTAAGTTTCAACAGATCATGTCAGGACATGGAGTCATTTTTTATCGCAACCCGTCTAATGTGACCGAAATCGGACGTGTAGTGAATCCTGAGGAAGAATTCAAAATACTCAATGGCGAAAAGTTATCACCTGTTTCAAAAAGTCGAGTCTTTGGTCGAGAAAATCTCGCCACAAGAGTCATAAAAGATGAGACGGAGATGATTACGATTCGACTGGCGCACAACTTTCGAGGACCGTTATACTTTGCCGAACGAGTCAGCGCCTCCGAAGGTCGTGATATCATGTTCGGTATAATCGAACTAGCTTCGGCATCACGAATGAAGTCAATCTCGGAACTGGAACTTCCAGAGAACTTTAAGATGTCAAGCGCGATCGATATCACTTCGGTACGTGATGAAGAATGGGATCGCTCACTGGGAAACCTGAGTCAATTACCCAATCAAGAATTTATCGTACCCAGGCAGGGCGAAGACCCGGTCGGGTTCAATTGGGAGAAATGGTTCGGAAACTTGACATCCCACCTGTCACCCTATCTGGCAGATGTGACCTGGTATTATGCCGTTGCAGTCGATCTCGATGACGATGATGACGATGATGTTGTCGCACTGATTGAGACCGCGAATGCAGAACCTGCCTGGTATGCGATTATCAACGGAGTGAAATCGCATGTCCAGGATCCAGGCAATCCCAGTGATTTGTTGGGTGAAATAAAAAAATTCACGGCAGCTGTAAAAATCGTCATTCCCGAACAAGTTGATGAAAAGCGAGCGTTTATTAAATCTGCCGACTTAAATCTCGATGGTCGCGTTGATTTGGTGCTTTGCGGTGGAGGAGACGCACGCATCACCATCGCTTACCAGGGGTTTATAGCTGAACCTCCCGGATACGCTTATGCCAATCAGCAAACACTGGATAGCGAAATCGTTTTCGGAATCGAGAAACCAAGGGTGGTCGATGTGGAAAACCGGAACGATGACTCCATGCCAGACTTGGTGATCTGTGGTAATTCAAATTGGGCAGTTTTCCTGAACCGGATCGGTCGAGGCTTCTCGAGTACGGATGCGCAAGTGCTCGACGTAAAACCACCGTTTGCCGATGCGTCGGTCAGACGATTTGGAAAAGCAGATTTGAATGGTGATCATTCACTTGAGTTGATCATTGAGAATAAAGCAGGTGAATTGCGTGCCTATTCAAAGTCTGCGGATGGTAAATATTTCCAGGTAAAGAAAGGTGCAACGCGATGA
- a CDS encoding peroxidase family protein: MATSVPEHEIYGIKNEDPPKMIEIRSFDGSNNNLANPNWGMSGEPLRRYRTKPNYKDGIGQLRVAPNPRKISNSVCTPQFPLPEPHPVLSSFMWAWGQFLDHEIDLSLEFEKQDAGNRKKDPEEANIEVPADDPVLPNSIIPFRRSRIAEGTGVKGVPRQQVNVLSAYIDASNVFGSSLERAIALRSLDGTGRLKMTKGKFGDMLPFNTPHIVNAMGPLRTNESPGKFFMAGDVRANEHNVLTCLHTLFLREHNRICDELACDRSTQLAHEIMVLGRDEAIYQHARRYVTALEQVITFEEFLPALLGAKAIPAYRGYDNTLDASIATEFSTAAYRLGHDMLHSKLLIACPCGGNAQTIRLDQVFWKPEQIVRRGIDGFLAGLAQTRMEQINAQTIEDVRSNLFRVLNAPGHPGMLMDLAALNIQRGRDHGLPTYNQCRVDYGLKNIQNIKELANIVKDESRLNRLQQAYGSKVNDIDLWIGGLCEAPVKGAIVGPLFSAIIKEQFLRLRNGDRFWYENQEVSGFTTNEIKKLKATRLSDVIKRNTMIIKIQEDVFRVS, translated from the coding sequence ATGGCTACCTCTGTACCCGAACACGAAATTTACGGTATTAAAAACGAAGACCCTCCCAAGATGATTGAAATCCGATCTTTTGATGGATCGAACAATAATCTTGCTAATCCGAACTGGGGCATGTCGGGCGAACCATTGAGGCGTTATCGCACGAAACCGAATTACAAGGATGGCATTGGACAACTACGCGTCGCCCCCAACCCGCGTAAAATCAGTAACTCTGTCTGTACGCCACAGTTTCCTCTCCCGGAACCGCACCCTGTCTTATCAAGCTTTATGTGGGCCTGGGGGCAATTTCTGGACCACGAGATTGATCTATCACTTGAGTTTGAGAAGCAAGATGCTGGCAACAGAAAGAAGGATCCTGAAGAAGCAAACATCGAAGTCCCTGCCGATGATCCCGTGTTGCCAAATTCGATTATTCCCTTTCGTCGATCTCGCATCGCCGAGGGAACCGGAGTCAAAGGTGTGCCACGTCAGCAGGTCAATGTTTTATCTGCTTACATTGATGCCAGTAATGTTTTTGGATCAAGTTTGGAACGAGCGATTGCCCTGCGTTCGCTTGACGGAACCGGTCGGCTCAAAATGACGAAGGGTAAATTCGGAGATATGCTGCCGTTTAATACTCCTCACATCGTTAACGCCATGGGCCCCCTGCGCACCAACGAATCCCCTGGTAAATTCTTCATGGCAGGCGATGTTCGCGCGAATGAACATAATGTTTTAACCTGTCTACATACGCTTTTTCTCCGTGAACATAATCGCATTTGTGACGAACTCGCCTGTGACCGTAGTACTCAGCTTGCACATGAAATCATGGTTCTTGGACGTGACGAAGCGATTTACCAGCATGCTCGTCGATATGTCACCGCACTCGAACAAGTGATTACATTTGAAGAGTTTCTCCCCGCACTTCTGGGGGCGAAGGCGATTCCTGCGTATCGAGGTTATGACAATACGCTTGACGCTTCGATTGCAACGGAATTTTCGACAGCCGCCTATCGGCTCGGTCATGATATGCTGCATTCGAAACTCTTGATTGCCTGCCCGTGCGGAGGAAATGCACAGACAATTCGCTTGGATCAGGTTTTCTGGAAACCGGAACAGATAGTAAGGCGGGGAATAGATGGATTTCTAGCAGGTCTGGCCCAGACTAGGATGGAACAAATTAATGCTCAAACCATTGAAGATGTACGCTCCAATCTATTCCGCGTACTGAATGCCCCCGGTCACCCAGGCATGCTGATGGACCTGGCTGCTCTCAATATTCAGCGTGGACGCGATCATGGATTGCCCACTTATAACCAGTGCCGAGTAGACTACGGGTTGAAAAATATTCAAAACATCAAAGAGTTGGCAAACATTGTCAAAGATGAAAGCCGACTCAATCGACTCCAGCAGGCATATGGTTCCAAGGTCAACGACATCGATCTCTGGATCGGAGGGCTTTGTGAGGCTCCAGTGAAAGGGGCGATTGTAGGGCCTTTGTTTTCAGCAATCATCAAAGAGCAGTTTCTGCGGCTCCGTAACGGAGATCGATTCTGGTACGAGAATCAGGAAGTTAGCGGTTTCACGACGAATGAAATCAAGAAACTGAAAGCCACCCGCCTCTCCGACGTGATCAAGAGAAACACAATGATCATCAAAATCCAAGAAGATGTATTCCGAGTCTCCTGA
- a CDS encoding ECF-type sigma factor produces MDKNEETPVSNWLATLGKDQKEVVQGIWDEFYEKLIRYAEIRVNTFPTATLDAEDIVLSVFESVWAASQEGRFDSVQNRDELWWLLIAMTQRKAVNHIRRETAQKRTSVNGKLPISMTSIEHFQAFVATDHSPEYFVIMEEEYQRALEKLSDDVLKKIAVYKIQGYTHEEICELLDISPATVTRKVRLIRKVWSHE; encoded by the coding sequence ATGGATAAAAACGAAGAGACTCCGGTTTCAAACTGGCTGGCTACCCTGGGTAAGGATCAGAAAGAAGTTGTCCAGGGAATCTGGGATGAGTTCTATGAAAAATTGATTCGCTATGCAGAGATACGTGTCAATACTTTCCCGACCGCCACACTGGATGCCGAAGACATCGTACTTTCTGTCTTCGAAAGCGTGTGGGCTGCCTCACAAGAGGGCCGTTTCGACTCAGTGCAGAACCGAGACGAATTATGGTGGTTATTGATTGCCATGACCCAGAGAAAGGCTGTGAACCACATCCGTCGCGAAACAGCCCAAAAACGAACCTCTGTCAACGGCAAATTGCCCATCTCAATGACTTCAATCGAACATTTTCAGGCATTTGTAGCAACAGATCATTCTCCAGAATACTTCGTGATTATGGAGGAAGAATATCAGCGCGCTTTAGAGAAACTTTCTGATGATGTTTTGAAGAAAATTGCGGTTTATAAGATACAGGGTTACACTCATGAAGAAATCTGTGAGTTATTGGATATTTCCCCTGCAACAGTTACTCGAAAAGTACGACTGATAAGAAAAGTATGGAGTCATGAATAA
- a CDS encoding DUF1559 domain-containing protein, with product MISTPDQRHGFSLIELLVAIFIIAILIALLIPAIQQAREAARRAQCKNNLRQVGLALQNYHSDFQKFPLGVRNQNLGFGSSWWVGLLPYLEYGALYELYDHNIASCGFNPQNPALIADVKMMVMLCPSSPLNERVNGVLLPGVNMTMPHYAGISGATNTGTVSGSRNSFSDDLFPASSNSMCCLPHLDGRVSATGVLVPNRTVTIRDITDGTSNTIVVGEISSTVEKSGVQIRVDAGNPSGWATGTVNIGTPPLLLGPGGFTPAFPVFNLTTVRYPIGTKDGGLPGIHTDGGPNNPLISAHSGGAQCLLTDGSVRFLSENMNLETLKLLCTRNDGKVLGEF from the coding sequence ATGATAAGCACACCTGATCAAAGACATGGATTTTCACTAATAGAACTTTTGGTCGCAATCTTTATCATCGCAATCTTAATTGCCTTGCTAATTCCAGCCATTCAGCAGGCACGCGAGGCAGCCAGGCGTGCCCAATGTAAAAATAATCTGAGGCAAGTGGGTCTGGCTCTGCAGAATTATCACAGTGACTTCCAGAAGTTTCCTCTGGGAGTCAGAAACCAGAATTTGGGATTTGGCTCCAGCTGGTGGGTTGGCTTGCTTCCCTACCTTGAATATGGAGCACTCTATGAGCTGTATGACCATAATATTGCCAGCTGTGGTTTCAACCCTCAGAATCCGGCTCTCATAGCAGATGTCAAGATGATGGTCATGCTGTGCCCTTCCAGTCCACTGAATGAGAGAGTCAACGGTGTTTTATTGCCGGGAGTTAATATGACGATGCCGCATTATGCCGGTATCTCTGGGGCGACAAATACCGGCACTGTCTCAGGAAGCAGGAATTCATTTTCAGACGATCTCTTTCCCGCTTCATCAAATTCCATGTGTTGTCTGCCTCACTTGGATGGCAGAGTTTCAGCTACAGGTGTGCTGGTTCCTAATCGAACTGTCACGATCCGAGATATCACAGATGGTACTTCTAATACGATTGTGGTGGGGGAGATTTCCAGTACTGTTGAAAAGTCGGGAGTGCAAATCCGCGTGGATGCGGGTAATCCCAGTGGCTGGGCCACGGGGACTGTGAATATCGGGACGCCGCCGCTGTTGCTGGGGCCCGGGGGTTTCACACCAGCTTTTCCTGTGTTTAATCTGACGACCGTCCGCTACCCCATTGGCACGAAGGACGGGGGATTGCCGGGAATTCATACTGACGGGGGGCCAAATAACCCACTGATTTCTGCCCACAGTGGAGGGGCTCAATGTCTGCTCACTGACGGCTCAGTACGTTTTCTGAGCGAAAATATGAATCTGGAGACTTTAAAGCTTCTATGTACCCGTAACGACGGGAAAGTGCTCGGAGAATTTTAA
- a CDS encoding glycosyltransferase family 2 protein: MKLSVLIPAYNEEQNIGKCLAEIQSVLKKEHIPYEIIVVNDNSTDGTADIVLEKIKTDSAIHLENRTLPSGFGRAIRSGLSVVQGDVVIIYMADQSDDPNNLVDYYRKIEEGYDCVFGSRFIQGSHVENYPHFKKFVNRIVNTVMKYMFWTRFNDLTNAFKAYRTEVIEDCGPYHASHFNITLEMSLGALIRKYNIAEIPINWYGRTWGCSNLHLREMGRKYLSTLLMMFFQRVLIADDLLAERLVSNTQSRKARSNLTQRIEALESQVDHLRHQLNRDLEEDSVR, encoded by the coding sequence ATGAAGCTGTCAGTACTTATTCCCGCCTATAATGAAGAGCAGAACATAGGGAAATGTCTTGCCGAAATACAGTCTGTGCTCAAAAAAGAGCACATTCCGTATGAAATCATCGTGGTCAATGACAACAGCACCGATGGCACTGCGGACATTGTACTTGAAAAAATAAAAACGGATTCCGCCATTCACCTGGAAAACAGGACGCTTCCCAGCGGATTTGGACGTGCCATTCGCTCCGGACTTTCAGTCGTCCAGGGAGACGTTGTGATCATCTACATGGCAGACCAGTCTGATGACCCGAATAATCTGGTTGATTATTATCGAAAGATTGAGGAAGGCTATGATTGTGTTTTTGGATCACGGTTCATCCAGGGAAGTCATGTCGAAAATTATCCTCATTTTAAAAAGTTTGTAAACCGAATTGTGAATACGGTCATGAAATATATGTTCTGGACGCGATTCAACGATTTAACAAACGCTTTTAAAGCTTACCGTACTGAAGTGATTGAAGATTGTGGCCCCTATCATGCCAGTCATTTCAACATTACGTTAGAGATGTCACTGGGTGCTTTGATTCGAAAGTACAATATCGCAGAAATTCCGATTAACTGGTACGGCCGTACGTGGGGATGCTCCAATCTTCATCTTCGTGAAATGGGACGAAAATATCTCAGTACCTTACTGATGATGTTCTTTCAACGTGTTCTGATTGCCGATGACCTTCTGGCAGAGCGACTTGTGAGTAATACACAGAGCCGGAAGGCTCGCTCCAATTTAACTCAGCGGATTGAGGCATTAGAAAGCCAGGTCGACCATCTGAGGCATCAATTGAACAGGGATCTGGAAGAAGACTCTGTCAGGTAG